A region of Haliotis asinina isolate JCU_RB_2024 chromosome 7, JCU_Hal_asi_v2, whole genome shotgun sequence DNA encodes the following proteins:
- the LOC137290473 gene encoding spliceosome-associated protein CWC27 homolog, with the protein MSNIYIQEPPTNGKVLLSTTVGDIDIELWSKEAPKACRNFVQLLMEGYYDGTIFHRVVKDFIVQGGDPTGTGEGGESIYGEPFKDEVHSRLRFVRRGLVAMANAGANDNGSQFFFTLGPAPELYKKHTIFGKVAGNTLFNMIKLQDVETDGNDRPLYPHKILKGEILSNPFDDIEPRVLKKKKQEGEETKKHKSKSKATKNFSLLSFGEEAEEDEEQTDKASKPMRGKSKSSHDLIDDPRLSSVPALETEERPDGKKRKSGGETEGSDTGDDSKEKSLETTRKKLKTDETDRKKDVKKDVSGKEDKKREDRKKGDSDRESEKTKLDHLGELKKESKQLQKELSESKRKFERKADEKEEKSTKEAKKDIKSDGKTKDSKDKGKKGADIEMMPKVDMLEEYKQERQKYKDLRQKQSKKGSSREADTLAMLAKFQNRLDNVKKLTSLYADEEEDSRKEKKEEKTDADEEQEDDDMSWMGHKLHFEDKTRKVIDANVADEDRYEIYDPRNPLNKRRREASKQSSRDRR; encoded by the exons ATGAGTAACATCTATATCCAAGAACCTCCAACAAATGGCAAG gtttTACTATCAACAACTGTTGGTGATATTGACATAGAGTTATGGTCAAAAGAGGCTCCAAAGGCGTGCAGGAACTTTGTTCAGCTGTTGATGGAAGGATACTATGATGGGACAATCTTTCATCGTGTGGTCAAGGACTTCATTGTCCAGGGGGGTGACCCCACAGGAACTGGCGAAGGAGGTGAATCCATATATGGAGAACCATTCAAG GATGAAGTGCATTCCCGTTTGCGATTTGTTCGTAGAGGTCTGGTTGCTATGGCAAATGCTGGTGCCAATGATAATGGCAGTCAATTCTTCTTCACTTTGGGACCAGCTCCAGAACTTTATAAGAAACACACCATATTTGGAAAG GTTGCAGGTAACACACTGTTTAACATGATCAAACTACAAGATGTGGAAACAGATGGCAATGATCGACCTCTTTACCCACACAAGATTCTCAAGGGAGAG ATCCTCTCCAACCCATTTGATGACATTGAACCGAGAGTtctgaagaagaagaaacaaGAAGGAGAGGAAACGAAGAAACACAAGAGTAAATCAAAAGCTACAAA AAATTTCAGCTTGCTGTCTTTTGGGGAGGAAGCAGAGGAGGATGAAGAGCAGACAGATAAAGCATCAAAG CCAATGCGAGGTAAAAGTAAGAGCAGCCATGATCTGATTGACGACCCTCGCCTGAGCTCTGTCCCAGCCCTAGAGACAGAAGAAAGACCAGATGGCAAAAAGAGAAAGTCAGGAGGAGAAACAGAG GGTTCTGACACAGGAGATGACAGTAAAGAAAAATCTCTTGAAACAACAAGGAAGAAGCTCAAAACGGATGAGACGGACAGGAAGAAGGATGTGAAGAAGGATGTCAGTGGGAAGGAAGATAAGAAGAGAGAAGACAGGAAAAAGGGAGACAGTGACAGGGAGTCAGAAAAGACAAAGCTAGACCATCT TGGGGAACTGAAAAAGGAATCAAAGCAATTACAGAAGGAGCTGTCAGAATCTAAACGGAAATTTGAAAGAAAAGCAGATGAAAAGGAAGAGAAAAGCACAAAAGAAGCAAAGAAGGATATAAAATCTGATGGAAAAACAAAAGACTCAAAAGACAAAGGGAAGAAAGGAGCTGATATAG AGATGATGCCGAAGGTAGACATGTTAGAAGAGTACAAGCAGGAGCGGCAGAAGTACAAGGATCTACGTCAGAAGCAGAGCAAGAAGGGATCTAGTCGTGAAGCAGACACACTAGCCATGCTTGCTAAGTTTCAGAACAGACTTGACAATGTCAAAAAGTTAACTTCACTCTATGCGGATGAGGAAGAAGATTCaaggaaagaaaagaaagaagaaaaaacaGATGCTGATGAAGAACAGGAAGATGATGATATGTCCTG GATGGGTCACAAATTACATTTTGAGGACAAAACCAGGAAAGTCATTGATGCCAATGTAGCTGATGAAGACAGATATGAAATTTATGATCCTCGAAATCCACTGAATAAGCGGAGAAGAGAAGCCAGCAAACAATCTTCCCGGGACAGACGGTAA
- the LOC137290596 gene encoding importin-13-like isoform X1: MEFSAANVEQAVQQFYCNANLQQEVHQWLNSAQISPEAWSFCFELLAPEKGPEVQFFGASSLHAKISRYWHEVPSNQYLTLKQKLLEKIIQFADGPKMILTRLCVALSSYIMQTAPESWSDPVEDLITTFQREDVPNISSFQRCQILLDILTVIPEEFFGANLSQQRRITLRSEFQKGLLRVLPLLQGLLNPHSPTQVYAGALKCFSSWVDFGIPIIESETIILQVFQSIHNQELFETAVETLSSVFSHPESYRFPYTIQKLLPNILNLQDMMKRVIDEKDMETTHGLCRIVMSLAETHTKLIVESSLGENQQHKNNVNELIQMVLRFTSLPGHYPVDEACSDLSFTFWYILQDELQALDASQFRILQPIFHGIYFSLMEVLLTKVQYPNDQEYESWSSEEKEQFRCYRQDIGDTMMYAFNILREPLIGYLCNILKNLLQSQDIRWQTLEAMFFLFGSVAESVDLEETVYLPMLLEMLPRVPFNNIKLISTALYMIGSFGEWMNCHPDSLGCVIPLILQGLGNSEVATAATMALKDVTRENLDHIHPFAHNILVASQTVLEGNSLKPRDALRLMSCVGQVLSVLPFNDIMECLNRILTPHIQQFQQLVKEEQPTAVTKANLILKVNLLSWLFASLDTERDHDGEDNSPEKQKPNSDHPKPVYVVLQQVLPMIKVMVSKWLVDPTIVEAVCELFKKALRTLMEDFSPMSQDVAQMTIEMYQAVPHPSLLDLVRQMILLFGTDRSFEQFTKVLLSTIINKTLLMYQDVQVLRANSDVIENFMTLLSQVMKKTQHLMTDGSCNLSGLFHAGIIGMGMPEHGSVKSSCSFLIEFLHVGYEVKTIKDVIETSGHLLVDRILRAIGGESPRGVIENISDVLLALNKYHFPHLTVWLTEIINKEGYPSIRATKKDREKFVKNILREKVNKRKVRDLVKEFTLLCRGLLGTEYAAQAAAMI, translated from the exons ATGGAATTCTCTGCTGCAAATGTGGAGCAG GCAGTACAGCAGTTTTACTGCAATGCCAATCTGCAGCAAGAAGTTCATCAGTGGCTCAACTCAGCACAGATCTCACCTGAAGCCTGGTCATTTTGTTTTGAACTTTTAGCACCAGAAAAG GGCCCAGAAGTTCAGTTCTTTGGCGCCAGTAGTCTCCATGCAAAAATATCCAGATACTG GCATGAAGTCCCATCCAACCAGTATCTCACACTGAAGCAGAAGCTGTTGGAGAAGATCATACAGTTTGCTGACGGGCCCAAGATGATCTTAACACGATTATGTGTTGCT TTGTCCTCATACATCATGCAGACGGCCCCTGAATCCTGGTCTGATCCCGTGGAGGATCTCATCACTACATTTCAGAGGGAAGATGTCCCCAATATTTCA AGTTTCCAAAGGTGCCAAATCTTATTGGATATTTTAACAGTAATTCCAGAGGAG ttttttGGGGCAAACCTGAGCCAACAAAGAAGGATAACACTGAGGTCGGAGTTCCAAAAGGGCCTTTTACGTG TGTTACCCCTATTACAAGGGTTGCTGAACCCCCACTCCCCCACCCAGGTGTATGCAGGTGCCCTCAAGTGCTTCTCCAGCTGGGTGGACTTTGGCATCCCCATCATCGAGAGTGAAACAATCATTCTCCAAGTGTTCCAGTCCATCCACAACCAGGAGCTGTTTGAGACAGCAGTCGAGACATTGTCCAGTGTCTTCTCCCACCCAGAATCATACAG GTTTCCATACACAATCCAGAAATTGCTGCCTAACATACTGAACCTTCAAGACATGATGAAGAGAGTCATTGACGAGAAAGACATG GAGACAACACATGGCCTATGTCGGATCGTCATGTCATTAGCTGAGACACACACCAAGTTGATAGTGGAATCCTCTCTTGGAGAAAACCAGCAACATAAGAACAATGTCAACGAGCTCATTCAGATGGTGCTG AGGTTCACGTCCCTACCCGGACACTACCCTGTGGATGAAGCCTGCAGTGACTTGTCATTCACATTCTGGTACATACTACAG GATGAGCTTCAGGCTCTTGACGCGAGTCAGTTCCGGATCCTGCAGCCAATCTTCCACGGTATCTACTTCTCGCTGATGGAGGTGCTGCTGACCAAAGTCCAGTACCCCAACGACCAGGAGTATGAGAGCTGGTCCAGCGAGGAGAAGGAGCAGTTTCGATGCTACAGACAGGACATTGGAGACACAATG ATGTATGCCTTCAACATCTTGAGAGAGCCTCTGATTGGCTATCTGTGCAATATATTGAAAAATCTCCTTCAGTCACAGGATATACGCTGGCAG actCTAGAAGCTATGTTTTTCCTGTTTGGTTCTGTTGCTGAAAGTGTAGATTTAGAAGAAACTGTGTATTTACCAATGTTATTGGAGATGCTTCCCAGGGTGCCGTTCAACAACATCAAGTTGATATCAACAGCACTGTACATGATAG GTTCTTTTGGGGAGTGGATGAACTGCCACCCCGACAGCCTGGGGTGTGTCATCCCCCTCATCCTGCAGGGTTTGGGCAACAGTGAGGTTGCCACAGCGGCAACAATGGCACTCAAAGATGTAACGAGAGAAAACCTAGATCACATACATCCCTTCGCCCACAACATCCTGGTGGCCAGTCAG ACAGTTTTGGAGGGAAACTCATTAAAG CCCCGCGATGCCCTCCGACTGATGTCATGTGTGGGGCAGGTGCTCTCCGTCCTCCCCTTCAACGACATCATGGAGTGCCTAAACCGGATCCTCACCCCCCACATACAACAGTTCCAGCAGCTGGTCAAGGAGGAG CAGCCGACTGCCGTTACCAAGGCTAACCTGATCCTGAAGGTGAACCTCTTGAGCTGGTTGTTTGCTTCCCTGGACACAGAACGAGACCACGATGGAGAAGACAACTCACCTGAGAAACAAAAACCCAATTCAGATCATCCTAAACCA GTATATGTCGTCTTACAGCAAGTCCTGCCAATGATCAAAGTCATGGTGTCAAAATGGTTGGTTGATCCTACAATCGTAGAG GCAGTGTGTGAGCTGTTCAAGAAGGCCCTGCGGACTCTCATGGAAGACTTCTCGCCCATGTCGCAGGATGTTGCCCAGATGACCATTGAGATGTACCAGGCTGTTCCCCATCCCTCCCTCTTGGATCTTGTCAGACAA ATGATCCTGCTGTTTGGGACGGACCGCAGCTTCGAGCAGTTCACCAAAGTGCTGCTGAGCACCATCATCAATAAGACTTTGCTCATGTACCAGGATGTACAAG TACTGAGAGCAAACTCTGATGTGATAGAAAACTTTATGACATTACTGTCTCAG GTGATGAAGAAGACTCAACACTTGATGACAGATGGTAGCTGTAACCTGTCGGGTTTATTCCATGCAG GGATCATTGGGATGGGAATGCCAGAACATGGAAGCGTCAAGAGTTCCTGTTCTTTTCTG ATCGAATTCCTCCATGTGGGATATGAAGTAAAAACAATCAAAGATGTCATTGAGACCAGCGGCCACCTGCTAGTTGACAGGATTCTCAGG GCAATAGGAGGAGAGTCGCCGAGAGGGGTGATTGAGAATATCTCGGACGTACTTCTTGCTCTCAACAAGTACCACTTCCCCCATCTGACAGTCTGGCTGACGGAAATAATCAACAAGGAGGGCTACCCCTCAATCAGGGCTACCAAGAAGGACAGGGAGAAATTTGTCAAGAATATCCTCAG GGAGAAAGTTAACAAGCGGAAAGTGCGAGATTTGGTGAAGGAGTTCACACTGCTATGTCGAGGTTTGTTGGGAACAGAGTATGCCGCCCAAGCTGCAGCAATGATATAA
- the LOC137290596 gene encoding importin-13-like isoform X2 — protein sequence MEFSAANVEQAVQQFYCNANLQQEVHQWLNSAQISPEAWSFCFELLAPEKGPEVQFFGASSLHAKISRYWHEVPSNQYLTLKQKLLEKIIQFADGPKMILTRLCVALSSYIMQTAPESWSDPVEDLITTFQREDVPNISSFQRCQILLDILTVIPEEFFGANLSQQRRITLRSEFQKGLLRVLPLLQGLLNPHSPTQVYAGALKCFSSWVDFGIPIIESETIILQVFQSIHNQELFETAVETLSSVFSHPESYRFPYTIQKLLPNILNLQDMMKRVIDEKDMETTHGLCRIVMSLAETHTKLIVESSLGENQQHKNNVNELIQMVLRFTSLPGHYPVDEACSKLSFMFWYILQDELQALDASQFRILQPIFHGIYFSLMEVLLTKVQYPNDQEYESWSSEEKEQFRCYRQDIGDTMMYAFNILREPLIGYLCNILKNLLQSQDIRWQTLEAMFFLFGSVAESVDLEETVYLPMLLEMLPRVPFNNIKLISTALYMIGSFGEWMNCHPDSLGCVIPLILQGLGNSEVATAATMALKDVTRENLDHIHPFAHNILVASQTVLEGNSLKPRDALRLMSCVGQVLSVLPFNDIMECLNRILTPHIQQFQQLVKEEQPTAVTKANLILKVNLLSWLFASLDTERDHDGEDNSPEKQKPNSDHPKPVYVVLQQVLPMIKVMVSKWLVDPTIVEAVCELFKKALRTLMEDFSPMSQDVAQMTIEMYQAVPHPSLLDLVRQMILLFGTDRSFEQFTKVLLSTIINKTLLMYQDVQVLRANSDVIENFMTLLSQVMKKTQHLMTDGSCNLSGLFHAGIIGMGMPEHGSVKSSCSFLIEFLHVGYEVKTIKDVIETSGHLLVDRILRAIGGESPRGVIENISDVLLALNKYHFPHLTVWLTEIINKEGYPSIRATKKDREKFVKNILREKVNKRKVRDLVKEFTLLCRGLLGTEYAAQAAAMI from the exons ATGGAATTCTCTGCTGCAAATGTGGAGCAG GCAGTACAGCAGTTTTACTGCAATGCCAATCTGCAGCAAGAAGTTCATCAGTGGCTCAACTCAGCACAGATCTCACCTGAAGCCTGGTCATTTTGTTTTGAACTTTTAGCACCAGAAAAG GGCCCAGAAGTTCAGTTCTTTGGCGCCAGTAGTCTCCATGCAAAAATATCCAGATACTG GCATGAAGTCCCATCCAACCAGTATCTCACACTGAAGCAGAAGCTGTTGGAGAAGATCATACAGTTTGCTGACGGGCCCAAGATGATCTTAACACGATTATGTGTTGCT TTGTCCTCATACATCATGCAGACGGCCCCTGAATCCTGGTCTGATCCCGTGGAGGATCTCATCACTACATTTCAGAGGGAAGATGTCCCCAATATTTCA AGTTTCCAAAGGTGCCAAATCTTATTGGATATTTTAACAGTAATTCCAGAGGAG ttttttGGGGCAAACCTGAGCCAACAAAGAAGGATAACACTGAGGTCGGAGTTCCAAAAGGGCCTTTTACGTG TGTTACCCCTATTACAAGGGTTGCTGAACCCCCACTCCCCCACCCAGGTGTATGCAGGTGCCCTCAAGTGCTTCTCCAGCTGGGTGGACTTTGGCATCCCCATCATCGAGAGTGAAACAATCATTCTCCAAGTGTTCCAGTCCATCCACAACCAGGAGCTGTTTGAGACAGCAGTCGAGACATTGTCCAGTGTCTTCTCCCACCCAGAATCATACAG GTTTCCATACACAATCCAGAAATTGCTGCCTAACATACTGAACCTTCAAGACATGATGAAGAGAGTCATTGACGAGAAAGACATG GAGACAACACATGGCCTATGTCGGATCGTCATGTCATTAGCTGAGACACACACCAAGTTGATAGTGGAATCCTCTCTTGGAGAAAACCAGCAACATAAGAACAATGTCAACGAGCTCATTCAGATGGTGCTG AGGTTCACGTCCCTACCCGGACACTACCCTGTGGATGAAGCCTGCA GTAAACTGTCCTTCATGTTCTGGTACATACTACAG GATGAGCTTCAGGCTCTTGACGCGAGTCAGTTCCGGATCCTGCAGCCAATCTTCCACGGTATCTACTTCTCGCTGATGGAGGTGCTGCTGACCAAAGTCCAGTACCCCAACGACCAGGAGTATGAGAGCTGGTCCAGCGAGGAGAAGGAGCAGTTTCGATGCTACAGACAGGACATTGGAGACACAATG ATGTATGCCTTCAACATCTTGAGAGAGCCTCTGATTGGCTATCTGTGCAATATATTGAAAAATCTCCTTCAGTCACAGGATATACGCTGGCAG actCTAGAAGCTATGTTTTTCCTGTTTGGTTCTGTTGCTGAAAGTGTAGATTTAGAAGAAACTGTGTATTTACCAATGTTATTGGAGATGCTTCCCAGGGTGCCGTTCAACAACATCAAGTTGATATCAACAGCACTGTACATGATAG GTTCTTTTGGGGAGTGGATGAACTGCCACCCCGACAGCCTGGGGTGTGTCATCCCCCTCATCCTGCAGGGTTTGGGCAACAGTGAGGTTGCCACAGCGGCAACAATGGCACTCAAAGATGTAACGAGAGAAAACCTAGATCACATACATCCCTTCGCCCACAACATCCTGGTGGCCAGTCAG ACAGTTTTGGAGGGAAACTCATTAAAG CCCCGCGATGCCCTCCGACTGATGTCATGTGTGGGGCAGGTGCTCTCCGTCCTCCCCTTCAACGACATCATGGAGTGCCTAAACCGGATCCTCACCCCCCACATACAACAGTTCCAGCAGCTGGTCAAGGAGGAG CAGCCGACTGCCGTTACCAAGGCTAACCTGATCCTGAAGGTGAACCTCTTGAGCTGGTTGTTTGCTTCCCTGGACACAGAACGAGACCACGATGGAGAAGACAACTCACCTGAGAAACAAAAACCCAATTCAGATCATCCTAAACCA GTATATGTCGTCTTACAGCAAGTCCTGCCAATGATCAAAGTCATGGTGTCAAAATGGTTGGTTGATCCTACAATCGTAGAG GCAGTGTGTGAGCTGTTCAAGAAGGCCCTGCGGACTCTCATGGAAGACTTCTCGCCCATGTCGCAGGATGTTGCCCAGATGACCATTGAGATGTACCAGGCTGTTCCCCATCCCTCCCTCTTGGATCTTGTCAGACAA ATGATCCTGCTGTTTGGGACGGACCGCAGCTTCGAGCAGTTCACCAAAGTGCTGCTGAGCACCATCATCAATAAGACTTTGCTCATGTACCAGGATGTACAAG TACTGAGAGCAAACTCTGATGTGATAGAAAACTTTATGACATTACTGTCTCAG GTGATGAAGAAGACTCAACACTTGATGACAGATGGTAGCTGTAACCTGTCGGGTTTATTCCATGCAG GGATCATTGGGATGGGAATGCCAGAACATGGAAGCGTCAAGAGTTCCTGTTCTTTTCTG ATCGAATTCCTCCATGTGGGATATGAAGTAAAAACAATCAAAGATGTCATTGAGACCAGCGGCCACCTGCTAGTTGACAGGATTCTCAGG GCAATAGGAGGAGAGTCGCCGAGAGGGGTGATTGAGAATATCTCGGACGTACTTCTTGCTCTCAACAAGTACCACTTCCCCCATCTGACAGTCTGGCTGACGGAAATAATCAACAAGGAGGGCTACCCCTCAATCAGGGCTACCAAGAAGGACAGGGAGAAATTTGTCAAGAATATCCTCAG GGAGAAAGTTAACAAGCGGAAAGTGCGAGATTTGGTGAAGGAGTTCACACTGCTATGTCGAGGTTTGTTGGGAACAGAGTATGCCGCCCAAGCTGCAGCAATGATATAA
- the LOC137290596 gene encoding importin-13-like isoform X3, translating into MQKYPDTVPSNQYLTLKQKLLEKIIQFADGPKMILTRLCVALSSYIMQTAPESWSDPVEDLITTFQREDVPNISSFQRCQILLDILTVIPEEFFGANLSQQRRITLRSEFQKGLLRVLPLLQGLLNPHSPTQVYAGALKCFSSWVDFGIPIIESETIILQVFQSIHNQELFETAVETLSSVFSHPESYRFPYTIQKLLPNILNLQDMMKRVIDEKDMETTHGLCRIVMSLAETHTKLIVESSLGENQQHKNNVNELIQMVLRFTSLPGHYPVDEACSDLSFTFWYILQDELQALDASQFRILQPIFHGIYFSLMEVLLTKVQYPNDQEYESWSSEEKEQFRCYRQDIGDTMMYAFNILREPLIGYLCNILKNLLQSQDIRWQTLEAMFFLFGSVAESVDLEETVYLPMLLEMLPRVPFNNIKLISTALYMIGSFGEWMNCHPDSLGCVIPLILQGLGNSEVATAATMALKDVTRENLDHIHPFAHNILVASQTVLEGNSLKPRDALRLMSCVGQVLSVLPFNDIMECLNRILTPHIQQFQQLVKEEQPTAVTKANLILKVNLLSWLFASLDTERDHDGEDNSPEKQKPNSDHPKPVYVVLQQVLPMIKVMVSKWLVDPTIVEAVCELFKKALRTLMEDFSPMSQDVAQMTIEMYQAVPHPSLLDLVRQMILLFGTDRSFEQFTKVLLSTIINKTLLMYQDVQVLRANSDVIENFMTLLSQVMKKTQHLMTDGSCNLSGLFHAGIIGMGMPEHGSVKSSCSFLIEFLHVGYEVKTIKDVIETSGHLLVDRILRAIGGESPRGVIENISDVLLALNKYHFPHLTVWLTEIINKEGYPSIRATKKDREKFVKNILREKVNKRKVRDLVKEFTLLCRGLLGTEYAAQAAAMI; encoded by the exons ATGCAAAAATATCCAGATACTG TCCCATCCAACCAGTATCTCACACTGAAGCAGAAGCTGTTGGAGAAGATCATACAGTTTGCTGACGGGCCCAAGATGATCTTAACACGATTATGTGTTGCT TTGTCCTCATACATCATGCAGACGGCCCCTGAATCCTGGTCTGATCCCGTGGAGGATCTCATCACTACATTTCAGAGGGAAGATGTCCCCAATATTTCA AGTTTCCAAAGGTGCCAAATCTTATTGGATATTTTAACAGTAATTCCAGAGGAG ttttttGGGGCAAACCTGAGCCAACAAAGAAGGATAACACTGAGGTCGGAGTTCCAAAAGGGCCTTTTACGTG TGTTACCCCTATTACAAGGGTTGCTGAACCCCCACTCCCCCACCCAGGTGTATGCAGGTGCCCTCAAGTGCTTCTCCAGCTGGGTGGACTTTGGCATCCCCATCATCGAGAGTGAAACAATCATTCTCCAAGTGTTCCAGTCCATCCACAACCAGGAGCTGTTTGAGACAGCAGTCGAGACATTGTCCAGTGTCTTCTCCCACCCAGAATCATACAG GTTTCCATACACAATCCAGAAATTGCTGCCTAACATACTGAACCTTCAAGACATGATGAAGAGAGTCATTGACGAGAAAGACATG GAGACAACACATGGCCTATGTCGGATCGTCATGTCATTAGCTGAGACACACACCAAGTTGATAGTGGAATCCTCTCTTGGAGAAAACCAGCAACATAAGAACAATGTCAACGAGCTCATTCAGATGGTGCTG AGGTTCACGTCCCTACCCGGACACTACCCTGTGGATGAAGCCTGCAGTGACTTGTCATTCACATTCTGGTACATACTACAG GATGAGCTTCAGGCTCTTGACGCGAGTCAGTTCCGGATCCTGCAGCCAATCTTCCACGGTATCTACTTCTCGCTGATGGAGGTGCTGCTGACCAAAGTCCAGTACCCCAACGACCAGGAGTATGAGAGCTGGTCCAGCGAGGAGAAGGAGCAGTTTCGATGCTACAGACAGGACATTGGAGACACAATG ATGTATGCCTTCAACATCTTGAGAGAGCCTCTGATTGGCTATCTGTGCAATATATTGAAAAATCTCCTTCAGTCACAGGATATACGCTGGCAG actCTAGAAGCTATGTTTTTCCTGTTTGGTTCTGTTGCTGAAAGTGTAGATTTAGAAGAAACTGTGTATTTACCAATGTTATTGGAGATGCTTCCCAGGGTGCCGTTCAACAACATCAAGTTGATATCAACAGCACTGTACATGATAG GTTCTTTTGGGGAGTGGATGAACTGCCACCCCGACAGCCTGGGGTGTGTCATCCCCCTCATCCTGCAGGGTTTGGGCAACAGTGAGGTTGCCACAGCGGCAACAATGGCACTCAAAGATGTAACGAGAGAAAACCTAGATCACATACATCCCTTCGCCCACAACATCCTGGTGGCCAGTCAG ACAGTTTTGGAGGGAAACTCATTAAAG CCCCGCGATGCCCTCCGACTGATGTCATGTGTGGGGCAGGTGCTCTCCGTCCTCCCCTTCAACGACATCATGGAGTGCCTAAACCGGATCCTCACCCCCCACATACAACAGTTCCAGCAGCTGGTCAAGGAGGAG CAGCCGACTGCCGTTACCAAGGCTAACCTGATCCTGAAGGTGAACCTCTTGAGCTGGTTGTTTGCTTCCCTGGACACAGAACGAGACCACGATGGAGAAGACAACTCACCTGAGAAACAAAAACCCAATTCAGATCATCCTAAACCA GTATATGTCGTCTTACAGCAAGTCCTGCCAATGATCAAAGTCATGGTGTCAAAATGGTTGGTTGATCCTACAATCGTAGAG GCAGTGTGTGAGCTGTTCAAGAAGGCCCTGCGGACTCTCATGGAAGACTTCTCGCCCATGTCGCAGGATGTTGCCCAGATGACCATTGAGATGTACCAGGCTGTTCCCCATCCCTCCCTCTTGGATCTTGTCAGACAA ATGATCCTGCTGTTTGGGACGGACCGCAGCTTCGAGCAGTTCACCAAAGTGCTGCTGAGCACCATCATCAATAAGACTTTGCTCATGTACCAGGATGTACAAG TACTGAGAGCAAACTCTGATGTGATAGAAAACTTTATGACATTACTGTCTCAG GTGATGAAGAAGACTCAACACTTGATGACAGATGGTAGCTGTAACCTGTCGGGTTTATTCCATGCAG GGATCATTGGGATGGGAATGCCAGAACATGGAAGCGTCAAGAGTTCCTGTTCTTTTCTG ATCGAATTCCTCCATGTGGGATATGAAGTAAAAACAATCAAAGATGTCATTGAGACCAGCGGCCACCTGCTAGTTGACAGGATTCTCAGG GCAATAGGAGGAGAGTCGCCGAGAGGGGTGATTGAGAATATCTCGGACGTACTTCTTGCTCTCAACAAGTACCACTTCCCCCATCTGACAGTCTGGCTGACGGAAATAATCAACAAGGAGGGCTACCCCTCAATCAGGGCTACCAAGAAGGACAGGGAGAAATTTGTCAAGAATATCCTCAG GGAGAAAGTTAACAAGCGGAAAGTGCGAGATTTGGTGAAGGAGTTCACACTGCTATGTCGAGGTTTGTTGGGAACAGAGTATGCCGCCCAAGCTGCAGCAATGATATAA